A single window of Pseudomonas lijiangensis DNA harbors:
- a CDS encoding ABC transporter substrate-binding protein, producing the protein MKIAKRIALSGLSCLPLAALLASQPALAETTLYLGMNGGTMERLYADHVLPAFEKANNVKVVIVPGTSSDILAKVQASKDNPQMHLIFLDDGIMYRAISMGLCDTLQPSAALAELPPQARIKDQAAAVSLGVTGLAYNTRMFKEKGWSAPTSWMDLADKRFKDKVVFQSLASSTFGLHGFLMFNRIQGGTESNVEPGFKAWPKTIGPNVLEYIASSAKISEMVQTDEAALFPLTPTQVTALKLKGVPVEYAQPKEGAVVLNVAECAIAKNNQPELTQKLAAYLLTAEAQAPALELGDQIPSNPNTPTTDKTRDQVQAMKKYLETAVTIDWDQVNQIRPEWNARWSRSIER; encoded by the coding sequence ATGAAGATTGCCAAACGTATCGCACTCTCAGGCCTGTCATGCCTGCCACTCGCCGCCCTGCTCGCTTCTCAGCCTGCACTGGCCGAAACGACACTGTATCTGGGCATGAACGGCGGAACCATGGAGCGTCTGTATGCCGATCATGTGCTGCCGGCTTTCGAGAAGGCCAACAACGTCAAGGTCGTGATCGTGCCCGGCACCTCTTCGGACATCCTGGCCAAGGTTCAGGCCAGCAAGGACAATCCGCAGATGCACCTGATATTCCTTGATGACGGCATCATGTATCGCGCCATTTCCATGGGCTTGTGCGATACCTTGCAACCCAGCGCGGCATTGGCCGAATTACCGCCTCAGGCCAGAATCAAGGATCAGGCTGCCGCCGTGAGCCTGGGTGTAACAGGTCTGGCCTACAACACCCGCATGTTCAAGGAAAAAGGCTGGAGTGCTCCTACCTCCTGGATGGATCTGGCCGACAAGCGCTTCAAGGACAAGGTCGTGTTCCAGTCACTGGCATCCTCGACCTTTGGTCTGCATGGCTTTCTGATGTTCAACCGTATCCAGGGCGGCACCGAGAGCAACGTCGAACCCGGCTTCAAGGCCTGGCCGAAAACCATTGGCCCGAACGTGCTGGAATACATCGCCAGTTCGGCAAAAATCTCCGAGATGGTGCAGACCGACGAAGCCGCCCTCTTTCCCCTGACACCGACTCAGGTCACGGCCCTGAAACTCAAGGGTGTTCCCGTAGAATACGCACAACCCAAGGAAGGCGCTGTGGTGCTGAACGTCGCGGAATGTGCCATCGCCAAAAACAACCAGCCGGAACTGACCCAGAAGCTGGCAGCCTACCTGCTGACCGCAGAAGCTCAGGCTCCGGCCCTGGAGCTTGGCGACCAGATCCCGTCCAACCCCAATACGCCCACCACTGACAAGACCCGCGATCAGGTCCAGGCCATGAAGAAATACCTGGAAACCGCCGTGACCATCGACTGGGATCAGGTCAACCAGATCCGTCCCGAGTGGAATGCACGCTGGAGTCGCAGCATCGAGCGCTGA
- a CDS encoding cation:proton antiporter — protein sequence MSFTICMTVLGVLLMLLALTSSFLRWLPVTTSAVCLAFGFVIGPMGLEMLKLDVQEARHWLERLTEIAVLFSLFNTGIKLRQPLRSKAWHSAYWLAGPVMLATIAGTCLAAHYLLGLSWGMSLLLGAILSPTDPVLAGLVQVTNAQDQDRLRFGLSGEAGMNDGTAFPFVIFALLYMNNGGLEAGWIQHWALKSLVWGVPAGMLIGYGMGRGVGHLMIFLRIRNADSTTSPNDFLALALIALSYIAAESAGAFGFLSVFAAGFGLRQAEARITQSHVPSEHIAQPVIGHMTADQEKATVAEAEDLTESQLAAGIMMGDMLAFGSLIERSMEVLLITLLGAALALYWDWRAIGLGLALFCIIRPASVWLLVGRRLLDRRQKALVGWFGIRGIGSLYYLCFALTHGLPQDAVHTAIGMTLSVVALSILLHGISIQPLLEHYERRSAGDSKTP from the coding sequence ATGAGCTTCACGATCTGCATGACAGTGCTCGGCGTACTGTTGATGCTGCTGGCACTGACATCATCCTTCCTTCGCTGGCTGCCGGTCACGACGTCGGCGGTGTGTCTGGCATTCGGTTTCGTGATCGGCCCCATGGGGCTGGAGATGCTGAAACTGGACGTGCAGGAAGCCAGGCACTGGCTGGAGCGTCTGACCGAAATCGCGGTGCTGTTTTCGTTGTTCAATACCGGAATCAAGCTGCGCCAACCGCTGCGCAGCAAGGCCTGGCACTCGGCTTACTGGCTGGCCGGGCCGGTGATGCTTGCCACCATTGCGGGCACCTGCCTGGCTGCGCATTACCTGCTCGGCCTGTCATGGGGCATGTCGCTGTTGCTGGGTGCCATACTTTCGCCCACCGATCCGGTGCTGGCCGGGCTGGTTCAGGTAACCAATGCCCAGGATCAGGACCGCCTGCGCTTCGGACTTTCCGGCGAAGCTGGCATGAACGATGGCACGGCGTTCCCGTTCGTGATCTTTGCCTTGCTGTATATGAACAATGGCGGGCTGGAAGCCGGATGGATTCAGCACTGGGCACTCAAGAGCCTGGTCTGGGGCGTGCCGGCCGGCATGTTGATCGGTTATGGCATGGGCCGTGGCGTCGGGCATCTGATGATCTTCCTGCGGATCAGGAATGCGGACAGCACCACCTCCCCCAATGACTTCCTGGCGCTGGCCCTGATTGCCCTGTCTTATATCGCTGCAGAAAGTGCAGGCGCTTTTGGTTTTCTCTCGGTATTCGCTGCCGGATTCGGCTTGAGACAGGCAGAAGCGCGCATCACTCAGTCCCACGTTCCCTCGGAGCATATCGCTCAACCGGTGATTGGCCATATGACGGCCGATCAGGAAAAGGCCACGGTGGCCGAAGCCGAGGACCTGACCGAATCACAACTGGCTGCCGGAATCATGATGGGGGATATGCTGGCATTCGGCAGCCTGATCGAACGCTCCATGGAAGTACTGTTGATTACCCTGCTGGGTGCGGCACTTGCGTTGTACTGGGACTGGCGAGCCATTGGTCTTGGCCTGGCCCTGTTCTGCATCATTCGTCCGGCCAGCGTCTGGCTGCTGGTGGGCAGACGCCTGCTGGACCGGCGCCAGAAGGCTCTGGTCGGCTGGTTCGGCATACGTGGAATCGGCAGCCTTTATTACCTGTGTTTTGCCTTGACCCACGGTTTACCGCAAGATGCAGTC